TTCCATTTTCATAGTAATATATTATAGCTTCATTCAATTTATTATCTATATAATTTCGTTTCATATAAACTTTTCCACTCATATAGTATTCTTTTTCTATTCCATTTTTCTTTCCATTAATATAAGTTCCGTCAGAATATAATGTTTTCCCATTTTCAAAATATGCTTCATATTTTCCATTAGCCTCATCATTCTTATAAGTTACTTTTCCTTCTAATGTTCCATCTTCACGATAATATTCCCATATACCATCTTTTTTATCATCTTTATAATTACCTTTTATTTGCAATTTTCCATCAAGATAATGAACTTCAAAAGGTCCATTTTGTTTTCCGTTTTCAAAAGTTTGCACTAAGGCAGTATTTCCAGTTTCTTCGTATGGTCTTTGATAGACAACTGGTGCATAGTAAGATATTTTCTTAGCATCTCTTACTTCTGATTCTGCAAAAAATTCATTAATAGCAGAGCAAGAAGATAAAAATATTGATAAAATAATTAGAAAAATAAATGAATATCTTTTCATAAAATACCTCCTAAATACATTTTATTAATAAAATTATATATTAATTTTTAATTAAATACAATTATTTATATAACTTTTTCAGTAAAAAATGTTATAATAAATTAAAAACTTTAAATGGGAGGAATAAAAATGAAAAAATATCTATTAGGAGCTTTTCTAGTTATTGCTATGAATTTATTTGGAGCTAAATTATCAGAAGTAAAAGGTTTAGAAAAATTAAAAAATTACAATGAAATTAAAGATATGCAAGTAGAAAAAATAATTAATTATGATGTAACAAAAAGTATATCTAAAAAAATCTTTTCAGCCGAAGATAATAAATTTAACGGTGCTCTTGTAAAGAATGAAAATAATGATATAGTAGAAATTTCTTTTTATAAAAATGGTATAAGTGATGGAGTCTCATATACTTATTATCTAAATGGAGATTTAAAAAGTGTTTCAACATATAGAAAGGGAATGATAGAAGGTCCACAAGTTTTATATCGTCCTAATGGAAAATTGGAAAGTGAACAAGTATTTGAAAATAATTCTCTTATAAGTGAGAAATACTATGATAAAAATGGAAAAATAACCAAAGAATATCGTTTTAATAAATTAAGAAATGGCATTTTAAAGAAATACTATAAAGATACTGAAAAGATGAGTTCTACTTCTACTGTAATGGTGAATAGAGAAAAAGTAGATGGAGTTGAAAAAATGTCTTTTGTACTTGATGGAGAAACAAAAGTATTTAGAGAAGATGGAACTTTAATGGCTATACTTCAGTATAAAGATGGTTCTTTACAAGATTTAACACAAAAATTTTATTATCCTAATGGAAAAATCAAGTATTATATTGTTGCTGCAAGTGATGATATGAAAGATTTTAAGGTTAAAGATAGAATTATTACATATTATGAAAATGGTAAGGTTAAACAAGATTGTAATCAACAAAATGATGGAAGCTGGCTATGTAAAAATTATGATGAAAATGGAAAATTTTTAGATGAAGAAATAAGAGGAGCAGAACCAATTTCTAATGGAGATACTAAATTCTGGGAAAATATTTTAAATCAAGTTTTAGAAGTATTAGCAAATTAAGATGAAAAAGTTAAACTAACTGGCTTGATTATATTTAATTTAAGAAACCTTAGTAAGAAGTTCTTATTTCAGCTTATTCACTCCTTAACGAGTTAGGAAGAGTAGTCAGAGAAGTGGGAGTAGTTCAGTAAATATTTAGATAAGTTAAAAGAAGGTGTAAAATGAAAATGAAAGTAAAAAATATGGCAACTTTATTTGCTTTACTTGCTGCTTCAATATATTCAATAAATATTCCCTTATCTAAATTGTTATTAAAACATGTTGAAACAACAATGATGGCAGGTTTATTATATTTTGGTGCAGGGATAGGATTAATAATTCTTACTAATATTATGAAATTTATAGGTATCTCAAAAAAGCAAGAGCCTTTAACAAAAAAAGAATTACCATATACAATAGCTATGGTAATTTTAGATATTATTGCACCAATTTTATTAATGCTTGGTATATCAATGACAAATTCTGCCAATGTTTCACTTTTAAATAATTTTGAAATTGTTACAACTTCAATTATTGCATTGGTAATTTTTAAAGAGATTATATCTAAAAAACTTTGGATAGCTATTTTTTTGGTTACAATAGCAAGCATTATCCTTAGTTTTGAAGGAAAGGGAGCTTTTGTTTTTAACAAAGGTTCTCTTTTGGTTTTAGCTGCTTCTACTTGTTGGGGCTTTGAAAATAATTGTACAAAAATGTTAAGTAATAAAGATCCAATAGAAATTGTTACGATAAAAGGTTGTTTTTCTGGTTTAGGAAGTATAATTATAGCCTTGATTATAGGAGAAAAATTTCCAGATTTAACATGGCTTTTTACAGTTATGTTACTTGGCTTCATAGCATATGGACTTAGTATTTGCCTTTATATAATTGCACAAAAACATTTAGGAGCTGCAAAAACAAGTGCATATTATTCTGTTGCACCATTTTTAGGTGTTGCTTTTAGTATGCTATTGCTTCATGAAAGACCAACATTACAATTTTATATAGCATTTTTGATTATGATTATTGCTACAATTATTATGGTAAAAGATACTATAACATTGCAACATACTCATGAACATGAGCATATCCACTCCCATGAACATAGGCACGGTGATATAGTTCATACTCATGTACATAGTCATAAACATACACATTTGCATATCCATAAAGGAGAAACAGAAAATCATGAACATAATGAAAATGATGATGAATTGAAAGAACACACTCATAATCATGACACGATAGAATAAAAAAGAATTGGAGAATAAATGTATTTAGATGAATTAAATAGACAAAGAGAAAAATGTCAGACAGAGGGAAATATTTTAAAAGAGATAGAAATTTTAAGAGAAATTTTAGCTGAAACTGAAAAGCAATATGGTATTGAAAGTGATGAATATATTAAAGCCTTAAATGAATTAGGAGGAACTTTAAAATATGTTGGTTACTATGATGAAGCTGAAAGAAATTTAAAAAAGTCTTTGGAGATTATAAAAAAGAAATATGGAGATAATAATCTTGCTTATGCTACCAGTCTTTTAAATCTAACTGAGGTATATAG
This Fusobacterium animalis 7_1 DNA region includes the following protein-coding sequences:
- a CDS encoding toxin-antitoxin system YwqK family antitoxin; translated protein: MKRYSFIFLIILSIFLSSCSAINEFFAESEVRDAKKISYYAPVVYQRPYEETGNTALVQTFENGKQNGPFEVHYLDGKLQIKGNYKDDKKDGIWEYYREDGTLEGKVTYKNDEANGKYEAYFENGKTLYSDGTYINGKKNGIEKEYYMSGKVYMKRNYIDNKLNEAIIYYYENGKVLLKGHLNTNTPYGDWEFYDKNGKLVTKGEFYKISETFLATFNKSAKKTLKNN
- a CDS encoding toxin-antitoxin system YwqK family antitoxin; this encodes MKKYLLGAFLVIAMNLFGAKLSEVKGLEKLKNYNEIKDMQVEKIINYDVTKSISKKIFSAEDNKFNGALVKNENNDIVEISFYKNGISDGVSYTYYLNGDLKSVSTYRKGMIEGPQVLYRPNGKLESEQVFENNSLISEKYYDKNGKITKEYRFNKLRNGILKKYYKDTEKMSSTSTVMVNREKVDGVEKMSFVLDGETKVFREDGTLMAILQYKDGSLQDLTQKFYYPNGKIKYYIVAASDDMKDFKVKDRIITYYENGKVKQDCNQQNDGSWLCKNYDENGKFLDEEIRGAEPISNGDTKFWENILNQVLEVLAN
- a CDS encoding DMT family transporter yields the protein MKMKVKNMATLFALLAASIYSINIPLSKLLLKHVETTMMAGLLYFGAGIGLIILTNIMKFIGISKKQEPLTKKELPYTIAMVILDIIAPILLMLGISMTNSANVSLLNNFEIVTTSIIALVIFKEIISKKLWIAIFLVTIASIILSFEGKGAFVFNKGSLLVLAASTCWGFENNCTKMLSNKDPIEIVTIKGCFSGLGSIIIALIIGEKFPDLTWLFTVMLLGFIAYGLSICLYIIAQKHLGAAKTSAYYSVAPFLGVAFSMLLLHERPTLQFYIAFLIMIIATIIMVKDTITLQHTHEHEHIHSHEHRHGDIVHTHVHSHKHTHLHIHKGETENHEHNENDDELKEHTHNHDTIE